AACGTCCTCTACGGCCACCTCTGCTCCGATGGCGATATCGTGATCAACAACACCCACTTCGACACCACCCGTGCACACGTCGCCGCGAACGGCGCGACGCCGATCGACTGCCCCGTCGAGGAGGCGGCCGACCTCGATACCGACACCTCGTTCAAGGGGAACCTCGACGTCGAAGCCGCCAGGGGCGCGGCGACGGCGGCGGGGCGCGAGCGCGTCGCCGCTGTCGTCCTCACGATCACGAACAACTCGATGGCCGGCCAACCGGTGAGCGTCGAGAACACCCGCGCCGCGCGCGACCTCGCCGACGACCTCGACGTCCCCCTCGTCGTCGACGCCTGCCGGTTCGCGGAGAACGCCCACTTCGTCCGCGAGCGGGAACCCGGGTTCGCCGAGGCGAGCGTCGCGGCCAGCGCCCGCGAACAGCTCTCGTACGCCGACTGCGTGGTGATGAGCGGGAAGAAGGAGGGGCTCTCGAACGTCGGCGGCTTTCTCGCGCTACGCGATCCGGAACTGGCCGAGGCGCTGAAACCGCGACTGATCCTCTACGAGGGATTTCCGACCTACGGCGGGATGGCCGGCCGGGACATGGCTGCGATGGCGGTCGGCCTGCGGGAGGCGGTCGACGGCGGCCGGGTCCGCAGCCGCGTCGCGCAGGTCCGGGCGCTCGGGGACCGACTGAGAGAGCGAGGCGTCCCGATCTACGAACCGGTCGGCGGCCACGCGGTCTACGTCGACGCGGGTGCGACGCTCCCGCACCTCGACCCCTCGACGTTCCCCGGTCAGGCGCTCGCCTGTGCGGCCTACCTTGCGGGTGGTGTCCGCGGGGTCGAACTCGGCAGTCTCGCGTTCCCCGAGGCCGACCGCCCCGAACTCCTCAGACTCGCCCTCCCCCGGCGGACGTACCACGACGAGCACCTCGACCACGTCGCGGAGACGTTCGCGGCCGTCTTCGACCGTCGTGAGGAGGTCGGCGGGCTCGAACTCGTCACCGATCCCGACCCGCCCGAACTGCGACACTTCAGCGCCGAGCTCCGTCCCCTTGAGGCGAGCGTGCTCGGTGACTGACTCAGTCGAGTGACTCCGCGTACAGGAAGTCCTCCTCGCGCGCGTCGGGGTATCGACCGTCGAGGGCGATCTGCCACCCGTCGATCAGGGTCGGATCGGTGAGCGCGTTCGTGAGCCTCGTCCGCACGTCGAGGAGGTCGACGCCGTAGAAGTCGCGTGGAACGCCGTGGAGGTACTGGAGTGCGGTCTCGAACAGCGAGCGCATCCCGTCGTCGTCCTCGAAGTCGACGTGTTTGTACGCTCCTGCGGCGACCTGTACCATCCCGTGGAGGAACTTCGATTCGGTCGTCCCCGCCCCGTAGTTGTACCACTCGTCCTCGAAGCAGTCGTGTGACTCGTGGTACTCGCCGGCGTTGAACAGCCGCACGCCGTGCACGGTCGCCCGGCGGAGCGTCGCGTGCTCCCACTCGCCGTCTGCCCGCCAGCCCGTCGGGTTTCCCACGGGGGGTCCGACCGAGGGATCACGCGTGTGCTCGTCCATCGCTAAAGGGTTACGGTGGCCCGAATAAACCGGTTCGGATCAGTAGACCGCCTCGCGGATATCCTCGCGGAGCGTCGGAAAGCCCTCGAGGTAGGCGCGTCGTTCGGCACGTAGCTCCGCGAGGTGGGACTCGGCGTCGGGGTACGCCTCCGTGACCGAGAACCGCCCGATCTCCGTTCCCGGCACCTCGACTGGGACCTCGAGTCCGAGCGTCTCGTCGGTGCGCCACTCTAGTCCCCCACGGGCGACGGCGGTCAGGATCGCGACGGTGTCCGAGACGCCGATGTCCCGCTCGCGCTCTCCCTCGCCGATAGAGCCGGTGTTGATCAGATACGGCTCGATCTCGTTCGCTTCGATCAGCTCGAGAAATCGGTTGCCCTCCTCGCCCTCGGGGCCGACGATGAACGGGTTGGTCCCGACGACGCGGATCGCCTCGCCCGCTCGGTCGGGGTCGCCAGCGCTCGTCTCGATCGACTCCCCGAGCATGAACGCCGCGGCGGCCTGTCGCGTGCTCAGCCGCGCGATCGGCGGGCAGAGCGGGTTCCGTGTGATGAAAAAGAGCTGGTCGGCGCGCTCGGAGTCGATCGCCTCGCCCGCACACGGGAGGTCCTCGCGCCGGATCACCGCCCGTCCGTTTCGCGTGTACCGATCGTCGTCGAAGTCGACGGTCCCGTCCGACCCGACGGCGACGTTCTCGAGGACCGTCTCCGGCTGGGTCGCGGCGTGGTGGATCCCCGGCTGCTCGTCGGGGTCGAGGCCGATCGTCTTCACGTAGAGCCCGCCGCCCTCGCTTCCCGCGACCGCGCCGTCGGGCAACAGCGCACAGACGTCGTCCTGTCGCATCTCGGTGCCCTCCGGCTCCTCCAGCCAGAGGCCGTGACCCGTCAGTGTCGACTTGCCCGTCGCGGAGAGCCCGAGGAACAGCT
This region of Halalkalicoccus sp. CGA53 genomic DNA includes:
- a CDS encoding tryptophanase, producing MVQYRSAMAAPIDLLPRDDRRARLREAGYNLFDLAAEDVFVDLLTDSGTGAMSTDQWAALMTGDEAYAGSRSFARLEDAVSEVMGFEHVLPTHQGRGAENVLYGHLCSDGDIVINNTHFDTTRAHVAANGATPIDCPVEEAADLDTDTSFKGNLDVEAARGAATAAGRERVAAVVLTITNNSMAGQPVSVENTRAARDLADDLDVPLVVDACRFAENAHFVREREPGFAEASVAASAREQLSYADCVVMSGKKEGLSNVGGFLALRDPELAEALKPRLILYEGFPTYGGMAGRDMAAMAVGLREAVDGGRVRSRVAQVRALGDRLRERGVPIYEPVGGHAVYVDAGATLPHLDPSTFPGQALACAAYLAGGVRGVELGSLAFPEADRPELLRLALPRRTYHDEHLDHVAETFAAVFDRREEVGGLELVTDPDPPELRHFSAELRPLEASVLGD
- a CDS encoding DUF309 domain-containing protein; protein product: MDEHTRDPSVGPPVGNPTGWRADGEWEHATLRRATVHGVRLFNAGEYHESHDCFEDEWYNYGAGTTESKFLHGMVQVAAGAYKHVDFEDDDGMRSLFETALQYLHGVPRDFYGVDLLDVRTRLTNALTDPTLIDGWQIALDGRYPDAREEDFLYAESLD
- a CDS encoding phosphoenolpyruvate carboxykinase (ATP); this translates as MAGEPVTSGDPDSSVLANPTSGLPDPLETASIRYDPSLSELRSDSEDLETTTEYGSASYVSRVRSRCADRTLNAVDDGFEAEDWRLIEEAVREVGGREMLCLDRQLGRHPDHTYTCRLFVPTGYGRIALAWAKLLEPVAPGTDPDFVTIQLPDYEHQAIRVLPEEGLTVVCGSDYTGEAKKSFLRLFMYRAKRAGGLGLHAGSKHVTLETGAGLTEVDQLFLGLSATGKSTLTGHGLWLEEPEGTEMRQDDVCALLPDGAVAGSEGGGLYVKTIGLDPDEQPGIHHAATQPETVLENVAVGSDGTVDFDDDRYTRNGRAVIRREDLPCAGEAIDSERADQLFFITRNPLCPPIARLSTRQAAAAFMLGESIETSAGDPDRAGEAIRVVGTNPFIVGPEGEEGNRFLELIEANEIEPYLINTGSIGEGERERDIGVSDTVAILTAVARGGLEWRTDETLGLEVPVEVPGTEIGRFSVTEAYPDAESHLAELRAERRAYLEGFPTLREDIREAVY